The stretch of DNA TGTGTGCATGATGAAAGAAAGTTTTCAGTATACTCTGAATTCCCCCAATATGTGGGGGAAAGAAGACGACTTGTGTTTTCACTGAGATGCTCACATGCCTAGACTGTGGTGTCTACACATTCACTTAATTGGAATAGAGTGTGGGGGGCAATGAGCATCTTCAGATCCTGGTTTCTCTGTTGTCCCTGATCAGTGGGGTGTTTAgctcccatcctgctccctggTGAGGAAACCTTGCAGGAGTAGATTGTCAGTGTGAGAAAAACCCATCTAGAGAGATCCAGTGAATGCTTTGCATTGCATcataataacatttaaaatagtaAAGTGCCTGGAAAAGTTTCAAAAAGTTGACATTAAAAGGTTCACCTTCCTATCTGTGTCTTCAAAGTGTTTGTATACTAGTATTTCAGGCCATGACCCTTTCTGTAATCCTTCAGTTCCAGCAGATTTTAACCAGTATATAGTCAGTATCATATTTTTGGCTATAGATTAAGTGGGTAATATTAGTCTGAGATTGGTGCTCAGGATCCTTGAATGCCATCtaagtgttttgatttttttttttgccagacaATAGAATTgcattaaaagtaatttaattttcctagTAAAAGGGTTTGTTTTATGAAGATATACCACCTGCCTTGAGTTGTTCTGTGTTTAGTGTTAGTGCATTTGATAGGTTTGTCTAGGGAGCATTGGTAAAATGCCTTTCTAGACTTTTGCGTGGTAGAGTAAGACAGATACTCTGCCTTGTGGCTCTGATGTGATTCCTTTCTGTTGTGGAGGATTTTGGATTGCTCACTCTTGCTTGTTCTTTTCAATCCCAGTTAAGTTTCATCAGACAAGTTGTGTTTCAGATTAAAGGAGGTGGGCTATGGTAGTTTTACAGTAAGGTATATCTTTATTCCTTAATTTATGTTGGTtttaggggctttttttttttttttttttgctgtaactGAAGGAAAAGGTGTATCGCAAACTTGCTGTTCAATATGACGAATCAATTGTTCTGCACATTAGCAGAGATAGCAAGGAGGATGGTATGGGCTATGCTACAGTTAATCTGCAGGTGTTATATGTTCCATATACACAGATTGCTTGTTCTGAAATGGAGTCTGCTGCCCAAATTAATCACatgtggttttgattttattgaTGTTTCTGGTCATATGAATctagaaaaatatatgtattaaaaatgctttgacGCTTGTAAAGCTCTTGTATCACCTAGAAGCATGAAATGTGGGAATGGAATTTTACTATTTTGTGCTGCTTAAAGATGCTCAGGAATATAAAAATGTCCGTGTGAGAGCGAAGTATATCCACATTAAAAACCTTCACAAGTGGCCCCAGGTCATGCAATGACTTTGGGCATTGCGCGCTTTCCAGGTAGACTTTTGCCCAGTTCTTTATTTGAAGGTGCAGTAAAAGGGGCATGCAAATATAATAGTAATTAGTCGAGTTTGGTTCTTGTCTCTCTCTGAGCTTTTTCCACAATTTGAAGAGAGAGGTGAGATTATTACAGTAGTGGTCACAGCCACAGCTTGCACTTGGCTCTGTGTGCTTCATCTCCTATTATTTGCCTTGTGGCTTTTTGGCCACTAGCTTTACATTGCTGCCAGTATTCCTCCCTTTGGCTTGATTTTTAGTTAAATCTGGAAACTTGCTGTCATAATCATACACAGACCTGCATATCATGACAGGTAACGTTCACCTCTAAATAGGAAGTGAACAGCATTGCGTTTGTTACGAATAGAGCAGGATAGGATATGTCTTCGGTTTTATGCCTCCTCCAAACCTCAGAATGAACTAATGGCTTGTGTGCTGAGTACCTGAACTCTCCAGGTGGCTTCAGAGGCAGCGTCTCAGTGACTTCACCTGGTAGTCAAAACACGTTTTTCTGCTGACTCTGCCTATGAATGCTGTATCACTATAGCAGGCAGCCACTGGCAGAGTTCAGGATGGAATATGTAAAATTTACTTGtcatatttttttatgattatGCAAGTCTAAATTTGTGATTGATACTAGGTTTTTCTTTTAGAGTTGGgttgagttttttttccccattttgtgCTGTTGCATATGGAATGATTATACCAAAGGGAAGCTTCCTAATGGGATTAGTAGGTTTTTGTTCCCTTTGCAGCTTTTGACATTCCTTAGGTATTCTGTCTGGTAGCTCTTCCTGCTATGATTCAGTACAGGAGAATGTTGCAAgcatgtgcatgtgtatgtatgtaATGAATCAGCTGGTCTAGGTTGGGGAAGGGTGAGAAAATCAGTCCTggttccttttctttctctgacttGCTCACTATGAAAGTTGGAGATCAGGTTTCCCAAGATAAACCTGCTCTTAGGCAACAAATTTAGACTATGTCATTTATGAATCTCgtcttacaaaaaaataaacacatgccAAAGGTAGATGTAATTCTCTGTCCACTCAGCTATAAATTAAGGCTTTTTCTCCCCCATCTTATAGTGAATAATAGATACACTCTTTGATATGTAAAAGTAATGATGAATTTAACGCTTATTTATCTtatggttttttcctttctttgtaggtctgaaagaaaatgtcagtCAGCATGCATGAAAATCGCAAGTCTAGGGCCAGTACTGGCTCCATAAACATATACTTGTTCCACAAGTCATCCTATGCTGATAGTGTCCTTACTCACCTGAACCTTCTGCGCCAGCAGCGTCTCTTTACAGATGTACTTCTCCATGCTGGGAACAAATCATTCCCCTGCCATAGAGCAGTTCTAGCTGCTTGTAGCCGCTATTTTGAAGCAATGTTCAGCGGAGGACTGAAAGAGAGCCAGGACAGTGAAGTCAACTTTCATAATTCGATTCACCCAGAAGTCTTGGAGCTTCTTCTGGACTATGCGTATTCCTCCAGGGTTATCATCAATGAGGAGAATGCAGAGTCACTGCTGGAGGCTGGCGACATGCTGGAGTTTCAGGACATTCGGGATGCTTGTGCAgaatttctggagaaaaaccTTCACCCCACCAACTGTCTTGGTATGCTGCTGCTGTCGGATGCTCACCAGTGTACCAAGCTGTATGAGCTCTCTTGGAGGATGTGCCTTAGCAACTTCCAGAGTATCAGTAAAAGTGAAGACTTCCTCCAGCTGCCAAAAGACATGGTAGTGCAGCTCCTTTCCAGTGAAGAATTAGAGACTGAAGACGAAAGACTGGTATATGAATCAGCTATCAACTGGGTCAACTATGACCTGAGTAAGCGTCACTGTTACCTGCCGGAGCTATTGCAGACAGTGAGACTGGCCCTCTTGCCAGCCATATACCTTATGGAGAATGTGGCCATGGAAGAACTTATCACCAAGCAACGGAAAAGCAAGGAGATTGTAGAAGAATCAATAAGATGCAAGTTAAAGATCTTACAGAATGATGGAGTGGTCACTAGCTTGTGTGCCAGACCCCGTAAAACAGGccattcactttttcttttgggTGGCCAAACTTTTATGTGTGACAAGCTGTATCTAGTGGATCAAAAGGCAAAAGAGATCATTCCAAAGGCTGACATACCAAGTCCACGGAAAGAGTTCAGTGCTTGTGCCATAGGCTGCAAAGTGTATATCACTGGGGGACGAGGATCAGAAAATGGAGTCTCCAAAGATGTGTGGGTGTATGACACCCTTCATGAGGAGTGGTCGAAGGCTGCTCCCATGCTGGTAGCTAGGTTTGGGCATGGCTCTGCTGAACTTAAGCACTGTTTGTATGTAGTAGGAGGACACACTGCAGCAACTGGTTGCCTTCCAGCTTCCCCTTCAGTATCCTTAAAGCAAGTAGAACAATATGACCCTGTGACCAACAAATGGACCATGGTTGCCCCACTGCGAGAGGGAGTAAGCAATGCAGCTGTAGTCAGTGCAAAGCTGAAGCTGTTTGCTTTTGGAGGTACCAGCGTTAGCCATGACAAGTTGCCCAAAGTTCAGTGCTATGATCAGTGTGAAAACAGATGGACAGTACCAGCCAcctgccctcagccctggcgctacacagctgcagctgttctGGGTAACCAAATTTTTATAATGGGTGGAGATACTGAATTCTCTGCATGCTCTGCTTACAAATTCAACAGTGAGGCATACCAATGGACTAAGGTGGGAGATGTGACAGCTAAGCGAATGAGCTGCCATGCAGTGGCATCTGGAAACAAATTGTATGTGGTTGGAGGCTACTTTGGCATTCAGAGGTGCAAAACATTGGACTGCTACGATCCCACGTTAGATGTATGGAACAGCATAACAACTGTGCCCTATTCACTAATTCCCACGGCATTTGTCAGCACATGGAAGCACCTCCCCTCCTAATTGTGTATATGTTGCAATTACAGAATATCAGGTGAGAAATAGCACTTTTGAATTTCACTGTAATAATGCTTTTCACAAagtttttcagcagcagctcggAGAAGAGGTGGGTATGTTCAATCCAGTTTTACAGCTGGAGCAACTAAGACGTACATTCATGGGCTGTTGTAAGCCAGACACCATGTCTGTGACAAAGCCAGATGCTGAAAGTAGTTTGCCACGTATCTTGCACCCACTTTTTTTGCGAGGCCTTTTCCTGCATGATTTAGGTGTAAAAGACTgagcaaaaataacattttcaacTTGTGGGGAAATGCAGATAATCTTTTGGAAACTGACTCTTGCTGTGCTTTTAAATGATGCATGCATACTAAACAAagtttcagtactttttttcctctaagtcTAAGGCTAAGTCACTCTGTACCTAGCAATAGTACCCAAAAAAGATACTGTGAATATTAATCTGAAGCCTGATAGTGAATTCACTTAAATTTCCAGGCAGACAGGCTTTGGGGAAAGTTGCTGTTTTATGAGGTGTTTTACAGGCAGTTCAGGACTAATTTTCCATCTCACCTGGGCAGCATGGTTGCATCTGCATGGACTAAGGTTGCAATTGTTCCATTGTTATCCtttaaaatagagattttttcaaaatacttatGGTCATATATGTTGAACTAGATATAGTGTCAGGAAGACTTATAATTAATGCTGGCTGAAATAATTACCAGTCTATAGTGCACACTGTTCCCAAACAATTTAATTATACATAATGGGCCAAGCTCTTACCAGATGCAACTTCAGCATTGTATCTTCTCACAAGCAAGTCTGAATTTGGTCTTGCTTGGTTGGTTGTTatgcatttcttatttttaggaggaggggagaaaaatttcagattttaatttgtgtATTTTGCAACAAATCTGGCAAACTCCCAtttgtgttgtgtttcttttatcCCTCGCTCTTCCACCGAGGCTTTAGTACAAAATCAGTTACCACCAGTCAAACAAATATAGTGTGTGCTTGATCCTAAATAATCAATGCCCCATGAATGGTAATTTCATTTTGGATTTGAACAGTGTATATTGTACTGATGAAGGCAGGCGTGTtagaaggaaaaggcaaataaatacGGTTGCAGTAATTGAACAAGCTGTGCATATGCCTCTGTTTTACCTAAAAGTTCAGACTTACAGAAGTTCTTCAGAAGACAGGAAGAAGAGCTTGCTTATAAAGACTTCTCTAAGGTCTTCTGCTTGGGACAGATaattggggtttggggtttttttggtattttttgcAGCAGTAGACATTTACCTGACTCTTACAGTAAATGCAAACCCCTGAAGTCTTTAAAGCAGTATAGATAGAAGTATATACCAAGAAATGTAGGATAGTCATGAAATTGCTTTCTCTATGGTACACTGAAGATTCATCTTGTAGTTGTGTTTCAGTTGACTGGGAGCTTTGACTCAGTAAAGCATACAAGGTTGGGCCtatgcaaagcagcagctcagcttgGAAATCTAGAGCTGTGTTGTGCCACCAGATGCTTTTGTCTCAAGTCGTTATTTGTCTTGAAAACACTaccctctcttctctcctctccagaacttgctttgtttttcccagaCTTCTCTTGGGAAAGCAGGGCAAACCCTTGAGACTTACCAGGTC from Chiroxiphia lanceolata isolate bChiLan1 chromosome Z, bChiLan1.pri, whole genome shotgun sequence encodes:
- the ENC1 gene encoding ectoderm-neural cortex protein 1 — its product is MSVSMHENRKSRASTGSINIYLFHKSSYADSVLTHLNLLRQQRLFTDVLLHAGNKSFPCHRAVLAACSRYFEAMFSGGLKESQDSEVNFHNSIHPEVLELLLDYAYSSRVIINEENAESLLEAGDMLEFQDIRDACAEFLEKNLHPTNCLGMLLLSDAHQCTKLYELSWRMCLSNFQSISKSEDFLQLPKDMVVQLLSSEELETEDERLVYESAINWVNYDLSKRHCYLPELLQTVRLALLPAIYLMENVAMEELITKQRKSKEIVEESIRCKLKILQNDGVVTSLCARPRKTGHSLFLLGGQTFMCDKLYLVDQKAKEIIPKADIPSPRKEFSACAIGCKVYITGGRGSENGVSKDVWVYDTLHEEWSKAAPMLVARFGHGSAELKHCLYVVGGHTAATGCLPASPSVSLKQVEQYDPVTNKWTMVAPLREGVSNAAVVSAKLKLFAFGGTSVSHDKLPKVQCYDQCENRWTVPATCPQPWRYTAAAVLGNQIFIMGGDTEFSACSAYKFNSEAYQWTKVGDVTAKRMSCHAVASGNKLYVVGGYFGIQRCKTLDCYDPTLDVWNSITTVPYSLIPTAFVSTWKHLPS